The Thermotoga sp. DNA segment GATGAAGGCAGGAAGTGCCTCTGTTATGTCGTTCCATTTCACCTTTCCGAGGTTTCCTATCATGAGGGCTCCAACGAAGATCAGAGCGGGGGCTGTAGCGTAGCTGGGGACCGTCTGGGCGAGGGGTGCGAAGAAGAGCATGGCGAGCATACAGAGGGCAACCACGAGGGCGGTGAGTCCCGTTCTTCCACCTTCTGCTATCCCCGCACCGCTCTCTATGTAGGTGGTCACCGTTGACGTACCGAAGAGAGCACCTACAGACGTTCCTATGGCATCCGAGAGAAAGGCCCTGTTCGCCCTTGGAAGTTCTCCGTTCTTCATGAAACCGGCACTCTGAGCGAGTCCTGTGATGGTGCCGAGCGTGTCGAAGAAGTCAACGAAGAAAAATGTGAGAACCACGATCCAGAAATCAAGGCTCAGAAAACCAGAAAAATCGAGCTTCATGAATGTAGGGGAAATGTCCGGAACAGGTCCAACGATCCCCTGATACTTCGTAACACCTATCCCGGGAATGGCACCCACAAGTGTTGCGACGAGTATCCCGATCATCACGGCCCCCGGAATTTTTCTGTGGTAAAGCGTCACGATCACCATAAGCCCCACGACCGTCACGAGTACACCGGGGTTCGTGAGATCTCCCAGAGAAACGGAAGTGGCGGGGTTCGATACGACGATTCCGGCGCTCCTCAATCCTATGAAGGCGATGAAGAACCCGATCCCTGCGGAAATGGCGACCTTTATAGAGTCAGGTATGATGCTGGCCACGAACCTTCTGAATCCAACGAGTGTCAAACCGATGAAGATAAACCCTTCAACGAAGACCGCTGCGAGCGCTACCCTCCAGTCGATCCCCATTCCAAGACACACGGTGTAGGTGAAGTACGCGTTCAGTCCCATACCGGGAGCGAGCGCAAACGGATAATTAGCGAAGAGAGCCATCACCAGAGTTGCTGTGGCGGATCCCAGGATCGTCGCGACCATGAAGGCCCCGAAGAACTGCTGATACAGAGGACTTCCCGCATCCACTCCAACTGCCTGCACGAGGATGGAGGGGTTCACGAAGACGATGTAAGCCATGGTGAGAAAGGTTGCGATGCCCGCGAAGATCTCAGTTTTCACGTTCGTTCCGTTTTCTTTTAGATGGAACACACGGCTCACCTCCGGTATAAAAAATTTAAAGGGATCGATGGATCCCCTGTTTCGTTCTGATTTTCTCATGTTTTCTTTAAAAGTCCTTTAAACAAAAGAGAAGCGGGAGGAACACCCTCCCGCTCACTCCCCGAACTCCTCCTTGAGGTACTCTTTTATCTTCTGATCCGCTGTCTTTATCGCTGTTTCCATATCGACCTTTCCGTTTATGAAATCGGAGAACATGTTTCCAACGACCGTCCTGATCTCGTACCAGACACCGATCTGCGGATCGAACACGGCGTTGTCGATCTGGGAAAGGGGTATCTCCAGCAAAGGATCGGACTTTGCCGCTTCTTTCCAGATGGACGTCTCAAGAGCGCTCCTCCTCACAGGAATGTAACCTGTGTTAATCGCCCAGTAGGCGGTTACCTCAGGGGAGATGAGGTACTTCATGAACTCCCAGGCTGCTCTTTTCTCTTCTTCGCTTGCCGTTTTGAACATGATGATGTCTGTTCCAGCGAACGGGACTTTGTTTGTCGTCCAGGTGGGAACGGGTGCCCAGCTCCACGTGAACTTACCCTTCGTGGACTTCTCGACATAGGGTCTTCCCGCTATCGTGCTTATGTACATCATGATCTTCTGCTGTCCAAAGATCCCATCCAGATATCCTCCCTGGTAATAAGCGATCCCATCGTCAACCATCTTCTTCACGAAGGCGAGAACATCCCTTGTTTCCTGACTGTCGATGTTGGAGACCCACTTTCCATCCACCTGTTTCAGGATGGATCCACCACGCAGAAGGAGGAGTATCTGGAAGAAGTCAACGGTGGTTCTGAAGCCAAAACCGTATTGATCTATCTTTCCGTCTCCGTCGAAATCTTCTGTCATGGTGCGCGCCGCCTCGTAGAGTTCATCGATCGTCTTGGGAACGTCCACACCGTACATCGCAAAGGCGTCCGCGTTGTAGTAGAGTACGTAGAGACTTTTGTTGAACGGAACAGCGTATATGGTGTCCCCCCACATACAGTTCTTCCTCAAAGGCTCAAAGATGTCTTCCCATTCTTCTTTCGTAAGCCCTATCTTTGGATCGTTCACGAACTCGTTCAGGGGCTGCACAACTCCGCTCTGTATGAGTTTTGCCGTCCAGTTGGAGTAAGCCTGGGCAATGGTGGGAAGCTCTCCTGCCTGTGCGGCTGCGAGGAGCTTCTGGGAAAGGGCACCGTAGTTTCCAACGTAGACTGCTTCTACTTCGATGTCGGGATGGAGTTCGTTGAA contains these protein-coding regions:
- a CDS encoding NCS2 family permease → MFHLKENGTNVKTEIFAGIATFLTMAYIVFVNPSILVQAVGVDAGSPLYQQFFGAFMVATILGSATATLVMALFANYPFALAPGMGLNAYFTYTVCLGMGIDWRVALAAVFVEGFIFIGLTLVGFRRFVASIIPDSIKVAISAGIGFFIAFIGLRSAGIVVSNPATSVSLGDLTNPGVLVTVVGLMVIVTLYHRKIPGAVMIGILVATLVGAIPGIGVTKYQGIVGPVPDISPTFMKLDFSGFLSLDFWIVVLTFFFVDFFDTLGTITGLAQSAGFMKNGELPRANRAFLSDAIGTSVGALFGTSTVTTYIESGAGIAEGGRTGLTALVVALCMLAMLFFAPLAQTVPSYATAPALIFVGALMIGNLGKVKWNDITEALPAFITVITMPLTYSIANGIALGIISYALVKLFSGKSKEVHWFTWILALAFALWLLFIKH
- a CDS encoding ABC transporter substrate-binding protein; its protein translation is MKKVLVLLMVVLSVLALSKVKVTFWHAMGGGHGKTLQEIVNTFNELHPDIEVEAVYVGNYGALSQKLLAAAQAGELPTIAQAYSNWTAKLIQSGVVQPLNEFVNDPKIGLTKEEWEDIFEPLRKNCMWGDTIYAVPFNKSLYVLYYNADAFAMYGVDVPKTIDELYEAARTMTEDFDGDGKIDQYGFGFRTTVDFFQILLLLRGGSILKQVDGKWVSNIDSQETRDVLAFVKKMVDDGIAYYQGGYLDGIFGQQKIMMYISTIAGRPYVEKSTKGKFTWSWAPVPTWTTNKVPFAGTDIIMFKTASEEEKRAAWEFMKYLISPEVTAYWAINTGYIPVRRSALETSIWKEAAKSDPLLEIPLSQIDNAVFDPQIGVWYEIRTVVGNMFSDFINGKVDMETAIKTADQKIKEYLKEEFGE